One stretch of Enterobacter sp. RHBSTW-00994 DNA includes these proteins:
- the fes gene encoding enterochelin esterase, with the protein MTALTTGSDDWWQSKKGPEWVREQDTYRVTFWWRDPAGTAKSSSVKRVWLYITGVTDHHQNARPQSLERIPDTDVWQWQGEFSPEWRGSYCFIPSENEQDFAEVVFDGERPDRVALREGWRKLLPDAIADPLNPQHWRGGRGHPVSALEMPEAPLQPGWNKPDTPYSPPHCLTWHSVRLGNTRRVWIFTTGDDHPESRPLAVLLDGQFWAESMPVWPALSALTEEGKLPSAVYVLIDVIDTPHRSHELPCNPDFWLAVQEELLPLVRSTTLFSDRADRTVVAGQSFGGLSSLYAGLNWPQRFGCVLSQSGSYWWPHRGTQQDGLLIEQLKAGEKTAHGLRIVLEAGRNEPLIFRANQAIYAQLQHTQQPVIWRQVDGGHDALCWRGGLTQGLMTLWQPLIQ; encoded by the coding sequence GTGACGGCGTTAACAACGGGAAGTGATGACTGGTGGCAGTCGAAAAAGGGTCCCGAATGGGTGCGTGAACAGGATACGTATCGCGTCACCTTCTGGTGGCGTGACCCGGCAGGCACTGCGAAGTCATCCAGCGTGAAACGGGTCTGGCTCTACATTACTGGCGTGACCGATCACCACCAGAATGCCCGCCCGCAGTCCCTTGAGCGTATTCCTGATACCGACGTCTGGCAGTGGCAGGGCGAATTCAGCCCGGAATGGCGCGGTAGCTACTGCTTTATCCCCTCTGAAAACGAACAGGATTTTGCCGAAGTGGTCTTTGACGGCGAACGGCCAGACCGCGTCGCGCTCCGCGAGGGCTGGCGTAAACTGCTGCCAGATGCGATTGCCGATCCGTTAAATCCACAGCACTGGCGGGGTGGGCGCGGTCATCCTGTCTCCGCACTGGAGATGCCCGAAGCTCCCCTTCAGCCAGGCTGGAACAAACCTGATACCCCGTACTCACCTCCACATTGCCTGACCTGGCACAGCGTACGTCTGGGCAATACCCGACGCGTCTGGATTTTTACCACCGGCGATGACCACCCTGAATCCCGTCCACTGGCGGTGCTGCTCGACGGGCAATTCTGGGCCGAAAGTATGCCCGTGTGGCCGGCGCTGTCGGCGTTAACCGAAGAGGGAAAATTACCGTCTGCGGTGTATGTGCTAATCGATGTGATTGATACGCCGCACCGCAGCCACGAACTGCCCTGTAATCCTGACTTCTGGCTTGCGGTACAGGAAGAGTTGCTCCCGCTCGTGCGCAGCACCACGCTGTTTAGCGACCGTGCCGATCGGACTGTGGTGGCAGGGCAAAGTTTTGGCGGGCTCTCATCGTTGTATGCTGGTCTTAACTGGCCGCAGCGTTTTGGCTGCGTACTTAGCCAGTCAGGATCTTACTGGTGGCCGCATCGCGGTACACAGCAGGACGGTCTGCTTATCGAACAACTTAAAGCGGGTGAAAAAACCGCACACGGACTGCGCATTGTCCTTGAGGCAGGCCGCAATGAGCCGCTGATTTTCCGCGCTAATCAGGCGATTTACGCCCAACTACAACACACACAGCAACCGGTTATCTGGCGTCAGGTTGACGGCGGACACGATGCGCTTTGCTGGCGCGGTGGGCTGACGCAGGGGCTTATGACCCTCTGGCAGCCGCTTATTCAATAA
- a CDS encoding MbtH family NRPS accessory protein: MEFSNPFDNPQGQFAILCNEQAQYSLWPQQCALPAGWRVVCEPESQEACQQWLADNWRTLEPSHFAREHA; the protein is encoded by the coding sequence ATGGAATTCAGTAATCCTTTCGATAATCCGCAGGGACAGTTCGCTATTTTGTGCAACGAGCAGGCGCAATACAGCCTGTGGCCGCAGCAGTGTGCATTGCCTGCTGGCTGGCGTGTGGTTTGCGAACCCGAGTCACAGGAAGCCTGCCAGCAGTGGCTGGCCGATAACTGGCGGACACTCGAACCTTCTCATTTTGCGAGGGAACACGCATGA
- the entF gene encoding enterobactin non-ribosomal peptide synthetase EntF has translation MSQHLPLVAAQPGIWMAEQLSTLPNAWSVAHYVELKGDIDAPLLAKAIVAGMMQADTLRTRFMEDNGEVWQWVDAAMTLPEPSVVVVDSHDAAVALMEADLSQNLRVDGGQPLAFHQLIQVDNQRWYWYQRYHHLVVDGFSFPAITRQITTIYTAWRNRQPTPDSPFTPFSDVVEEYQHYRNSEAYQRDRAFWAEQRKQLPPPVSLSATPLPGRAATTDILRLKVTADSRAFSQLSQAAGQVQRTDLALALVALWLGRLTGRLDYAAGFIFMRRMGSAALTATGPVLNVLPLAVNIVPQESLPELALRLANQLKKMRRHQRYDAEQIVRDSGRAAGDEALFGPVLNVKVFDYQLDIDGVEAITHTLATGPVNDLELALFPDEQGGLSIEILANKQRYDEVTLTRHVARLNAMLAQFAADPGLRCGEVETVSVQEYQQLERINDTGMMLPSTTLAQLVAEQAQKTPDAPALADAHTELTYRQMREQVIALASHLRERGVKPGDSVAVALPRSVFLTLALHGIVEAGAAWLPLDTGYPDDRLRMMLEDAKPSLLITTPDQLPRFSDLPVENLCYHALLPVAGSEPLHLATPEQTAYIIFTSGSTGRPKGVMVGQTAIVNRLLWMQDHYPLDASDVVAQKTPCSFDVSVWEFWWPFIAGAKLVMAEPEAHRDPQAMQSFFAQYGVTTTHFVPSMLAAFVTSLTPENTDCCQTLKQVFCSGEALPTGLCREWEQLTHAPLHNLYGPTEAAVDVSWYPAFGAELAAVEGNSVPIGFPVWNTGLRILDAMMRPVPFGVAGDLYLTGIQLAQGYLGRPDLTASRFIADPFAPGERMYRTGDVARWLDNGAVEYLGRSDDQLKIRGQRIELGEIDRAMLALPDVAQAVAHACVFNQAAATGGDARQLVGYVVSESGLPLDRDALLELLKAQLPPHMVPVVLLQISALPLSANGKLDRKALPLPELTRKTSGRAPETETEMAVAQAFSALLGCDISDIEADFFALGGHSLLAMRLAAQLSRVFSRKVTPGQIMVASTVSKLSALLGGQMSEEQAQRLGFETLLPLRESNGATLFCFHPASGFAWQFSVLARYLNPRWSIIGIQSPRPDGPMEQCATLDDVIERHLATLREQQPRGPYYLFGYSLGGTLAQGIAARLCAQGERVAFLGLLDTWPPETQNWAEKEANGLDPEVLAEIERERQAFIAAQQGQGSSELFNAIEGNYADAVRLLTTAHSARFDGKATLFVAERTRTMEPQVAWTPWVGELEVYSQDCAHVDIISPQAFESIGPVLQEILG, from the coding sequence ATGAGCCAGCATCTTCCTCTTGTCGCCGCCCAGCCGGGTATCTGGATGGCGGAGCAGCTTTCCACATTGCCGAATGCCTGGAGCGTGGCGCACTACGTTGAACTGAAGGGCGATATTGATGCCCCGTTACTGGCTAAAGCGATTGTCGCGGGCATGATGCAGGCTGACACGCTGCGCACGCGCTTCATGGAAGATAACGGTGAGGTGTGGCAGTGGGTTGATGCAGCCATGACATTGCCGGAACCGTCTGTCGTTGTGGTCGACTCACATGACGCCGCTGTAGCACTGATGGAGGCCGATCTCAGTCAGAATCTGCGGGTGGACGGTGGGCAGCCACTGGCATTTCATCAATTGATTCAGGTCGATAATCAACGCTGGTACTGGTATCAGCGTTATCACCATTTAGTGGTGGATGGCTTCAGTTTTCCGGCAATTACCCGCCAGATCACCACGATTTATACCGCCTGGCGTAACCGGCAGCCAACACCGGATTCCCCGTTTACCCCTTTTTCCGATGTGGTGGAAGAGTATCAGCACTATCGCAACAGCGAAGCGTATCAGCGGGATAGGGCATTCTGGGCGGAGCAGCGTAAGCAACTTCCCCCACCGGTTTCACTTTCAGCCACGCCGTTGCCGGGGCGTGCTGCGACAACCGATATCCTGCGCCTGAAAGTCACCGCTGACAGCCGGGCTTTTAGCCAACTTTCGCAGGCGGCCGGACAGGTGCAGCGTACCGATCTGGCGCTCGCGCTGGTGGCTCTGTGGCTGGGACGGTTAACCGGAAGGCTGGACTATGCCGCCGGGTTTATCTTTATGCGCCGGATGGGCTCCGCAGCATTAACCGCAACGGGGCCGGTGCTCAACGTGCTGCCGCTGGCGGTGAACATTGTTCCCCAGGAAAGCCTGCCGGAGCTGGCGCTACGTCTTGCAAATCAGCTTAAAAAAATGCGCCGTCATCAGCGTTATGATGCGGAGCAGATTGTTCGCGACAGCGGACGTGCAGCAGGGGATGAGGCGCTGTTTGGTCCGGTGCTTAACGTCAAAGTATTTGATTATCAGTTGGATATCGACGGTGTTGAGGCGATTACCCATACGCTGGCGACCGGTCCGGTTAACGATCTGGAACTGGCACTGTTCCCGGATGAACAGGGCGGTTTAAGCATTGAAATCCTTGCTAACAAACAGCGTTACGATGAAGTGACGTTGACTCGCCACGTTGCGCGTCTGAACGCCATGCTGGCGCAGTTTGCCGCAGATCCTGGCCTGCGCTGTGGCGAGGTTGAAACGGTTTCTGTGCAAGAGTATCAGCAACTGGAACGCATTAACGATACAGGGATGATGTTACCGTCCACCACGCTTGCCCAACTGGTGGCTGAACAGGCACAGAAAACGCCGGATGCCCCTGCACTTGCTGACGCCCATACTGAACTGACCTACCGCCAGATGCGCGAGCAGGTTATTGCTCTCGCATCGCACCTGCGTGAGCGCGGGGTGAAACCGGGGGATAGCGTTGCGGTTGCACTGCCGCGTTCAGTATTCCTGACGCTGGCGCTGCATGGCATTGTGGAGGCGGGGGCGGCCTGGCTGCCGCTGGATACGGGTTATCCTGACGATCGCCTGCGTATGATGCTGGAGGATGCAAAACCCTCTTTGCTCATCACCACGCCGGATCAACTTCCACGCTTTAGCGATCTGCCGGTTGAAAACCTCTGCTACCACGCACTGCTCCCTGTCGCCGGAAGCGAACCGTTGCATCTGGCGACGCCGGAACAGACGGCCTACATCATCTTTACCTCAGGCTCGACGGGCCGCCCGAAAGGCGTGATGGTGGGGCAAACCGCCATCGTCAACCGTCTGCTGTGGATGCAGGATCACTACCCGCTGGATGCCAGCGATGTTGTTGCGCAGAAAACGCCGTGCAGTTTTGATGTGTCGGTATGGGAGTTTTGGTGGCCATTTATCGCGGGCGCGAAACTGGTGATGGCGGAGCCTGAAGCACACCGCGATCCGCAGGCGATGCAGAGTTTCTTTGCGCAATACGGCGTGACCACGACTCACTTTGTGCCATCGATGCTGGCGGCGTTTGTCACCTCGCTCACGCCGGAAAATACCGACTGCTGTCAGACGCTGAAGCAGGTCTTTTGCAGCGGGGAAGCTTTGCCAACCGGGTTGTGCCGCGAGTGGGAACAGCTTACCCATGCGCCGCTGCACAATCTCTACGGCCCAACGGAAGCCGCCGTCGATGTGAGCTGGTATCCCGCTTTTGGTGCTGAGCTGGCAGCGGTGGAAGGCAATAGCGTGCCGATTGGTTTCCCGGTGTGGAACACCGGTTTGCGTATTCTGGATGCCATGATGCGTCCTGTTCCGTTTGGCGTAGCTGGGGATCTTTACCTCACCGGTATTCAGCTGGCGCAGGGATATCTGGGACGCCCGGATCTGACCGCCAGCCGTTTTATCGCCGATCCGTTTGCGCCTGGTGAACGCATGTATCGCACAGGGGATGTCGCCCGCTGGCTGGACAACGGCGCAGTGGAATACCTTGGTCGTAGCGACGATCAACTGAAAATTCGTGGTCAGCGTATTGAGCTTGGTGAAATCGACCGCGCGATGCTCGCGTTGCCGGATGTGGCGCAGGCCGTGGCGCATGCCTGCGTGTTTAACCAGGCGGCGGCAACGGGCGGCGATGCACGTCAGCTGGTCGGGTACGTGGTGTCTGAATCCGGTTTACCGCTGGATCGTGACGCCCTGCTGGAATTACTCAAAGCACAGCTGCCGCCGCATATGGTTCCGGTGGTGTTGTTACAAATTAGCGCCTTACCGCTGAGTGCTAACGGTAAGCTCGACCGCAAAGCGCTGCCGCTCCCCGAACTGACCCGTAAAACCTCTGGTCGCGCGCCAGAGACAGAAACTGAGATGGCCGTAGCGCAGGCATTTTCTGCCCTGCTGGGATGTGACATCAGCGATATCGAGGCCGATTTCTTTGCCCTCGGCGGGCACTCGTTGCTGGCAATGCGCCTGGCCGCTCAGCTTAGCCGCGTATTCTCCCGCAAAGTGACGCCGGGGCAAATTATGGTCGCTTCCACGGTCAGTAAACTGAGTGCGTTGCTGGGGGGGCAAATGAGCGAAGAACAGGCGCAACGTCTGGGGTTCGAAACCCTTCTGCCACTGCGCGAGAGCAATGGTGCGACGCTGTTCTGCTTCCATCCCGCTTCAGGTTTCGCCTGGCAGTTCAGCGTACTGGCGCGGTATCTGAACCCGCGCTGGTCGATCATTGGTATTCAGTCTCCGCGTCCGGACGGGCCGATGGAGCAGTGTGCAACACTTGATGATGTCATTGAACGTCACCTGGCGACACTGCGTGAACAGCAGCCACGAGGGCCGTATTATCTGTTCGGCTATTCACTTGGCGGCACGCTGGCGCAAGGCATTGCCGCTCGCTTATGTGCGCAGGGTGAACGTGTCGCGTTTCTCGGTTTGCTGGATACCTGGCCGCCGGAAACGCAAAACTGGGCCGAAAAAGAGGCTAATGGTCTTGATCCGGAGGTGCTGGCGGAAATCGAACGTGAACGTCAGGCGTTTATTGCCGCGCAGCAGGGGCAAGGTTCCAGCGAGCTGTTTAACGCCATTGAAGGCAACTATGCTGATGCGGTGCGGCTGCTCACCACGGCGCACAGCGCACGCTTTGATGGCAAAGCGACGCTGTTTGTCGCCGAACGGACACGAACGATGGAGCCGCAGGTAGCCTGGACGCCGTGGGTGGGTGAGTTAGAGGTTTACAGCCAGGATTGTGCCCACGTGGATATCATTTCACCGCAGGCATTTGAATCGATTGGACCGGTGCTACAGGAAATATTGGGGTAG
- the fepC gene encoding iron-enterobactin ABC transporter ATP-binding protein: protein MTDFATRLRGEKLTLGYGKKTVARDLTVAIPEGHFTAIIGPNGCGKSTLLRTLSRLMTPTHGSVFLDGEQIQRFASKEVARRIGLLAQNATTPGDITVQELVARGRYPHQPLFTRWRTEDEEAVNRAMQATGIVDLAAQSVDTLSGGQRQRAWIAMVLAQETSIMLLDEPTTWLDISHQIDLLELLSDLNRTRGYTLAAVLHDLNQACRYATHLIALRDGNIVAEGAPKEIVTPELIERIYGMRCMIIDDPVAGTPLVVPLGRRAV from the coding sequence ATGACCGATTTCGCAACCCGCTTGCGCGGCGAAAAACTGACCCTCGGCTACGGCAAAAAAACCGTCGCCCGTGATTTAACCGTCGCCATTCCGGAAGGGCATTTTACGGCGATTATCGGCCCGAACGGCTGCGGTAAATCGACCCTGCTGCGAACCCTGAGCCGTCTGATGACCCCGACACACGGCAGCGTCTTTCTCGATGGGGAGCAGATCCAGCGCTTCGCCAGCAAAGAGGTGGCGCGTCGTATTGGGTTACTGGCGCAAAACGCCACGACACCGGGTGATATCACCGTACAGGAGCTGGTCGCGCGAGGGCGTTATCCGCATCAGCCGCTGTTTACCCGCTGGCGCACAGAGGATGAAGAGGCCGTCAACCGGGCAATGCAGGCTACGGGTATTGTCGACCTTGCCGCGCAGAGTGTGGATACGCTTTCCGGCGGACAACGCCAGCGCGCATGGATCGCGATGGTGCTGGCGCAGGAAACCTCGATCATGCTGCTGGACGAGCCGACGACCTGGCTTGATATCAGTCATCAGATTGATTTACTGGAACTGCTGAGCGATCTCAACCGCACGCGAGGCTATACGCTGGCCGCAGTGCTGCATGATTTAAACCAGGCCTGCCGTTATGCGACACACCTCATCGCCCTGCGCGACGGAAACATTGTGGCGGAAGGTGCACCAAAAGAGATTGTCACCCCGGAGTTAATCGAGCGGATCTACGGTATGCGTTGCATGATTATTGACGATCCGGTGGCGGGTACGCCGCTAGTTGTGCCGTTGGGCAGACGTGCGGTTTGA
- the fepG gene encoding iron-enterobactin ABC transporter permease, producing MAPSRRLVTSVSLLAIAIVLVAVWSLCSGAVMLDFSQVFNALIGSAPRNITMVVTEWRLPRVTMAILVGAALGVSGAIFQSLMRNPLGSPDVMGLNTGAWSGVLVAMVLFGQHLAAITFTAMAGGILTSLVIWALAWRNGIDTFRLIIIGIGIRAMLMAFNTWLLLQASLETALSAGLWYAGSLNGLTWGKTWPAAPLILLMFIGALLLVRRMRLLEMGDDSACALGVGVERSRLTLMLVAVLLTAASTAIAGPISFIALVAPHIARRISGTARWGLTQAALCGALLLLAADLCAQQLFMPYQLPVGVVTVSLGGIYLIVLLVQESRKK from the coding sequence ATGGCCCCGTCCCGTCGTTTAGTCACCAGCGTATCTCTGCTGGCGATCGCCATTGTTCTGGTCGCCGTCTGGAGCCTGTGCAGCGGCGCAGTGATGCTTGATTTCAGCCAGGTCTTTAACGCCCTCATCGGCAGTGCACCGCGCAATATCACGATGGTGGTGACGGAATGGCGACTGCCGCGCGTGACGATGGCCATTCTGGTGGGCGCCGCGCTCGGCGTCAGCGGCGCAATATTCCAGTCGCTGATGCGCAACCCGCTCGGCAGCCCGGATGTGATGGGTCTCAATACGGGAGCCTGGAGCGGCGTGCTGGTGGCGATGGTGCTGTTTGGTCAACACCTGGCGGCCATTACCTTTACGGCGATGGCCGGCGGCATTTTAACATCGCTGGTCATCTGGGCGCTTGCCTGGCGCAACGGCATCGACACCTTCCGCCTGATCATTATCGGGATTGGTATTCGCGCGATGCTGATGGCCTTTAACACCTGGCTTTTGTTGCAGGCATCGCTGGAAACCGCACTCTCCGCCGGGCTGTGGTATGCCGGTTCACTCAATGGCCTGACGTGGGGTAAAACCTGGCCCGCCGCACCGCTAATTTTGTTGATGTTTATCGGCGCACTGCTGCTGGTACGTCGTATGCGTCTGCTGGAGATGGGTGATGACAGCGCCTGTGCCCTGGGTGTGGGCGTTGAGCGCTCGCGTTTGACGCTCATGCTGGTGGCCGTATTACTGACCGCCGCCTCCACCGCCATTGCCGGCCCTATCTCCTTTATCGCGCTGGTTGCGCCGCATATTGCGCGCCGCATTAGCGGCACAGCCCGCTGGGGCTTAACCCAGGCGGCGTTGTGCGGCGCACTGTTGCTACTGGCCGCGGACCTCTGTGCCCAGCAGTTGTTCATGCCTTATCAGCTACCGGTCGGGGTTGTGACAGTCAGCCTCGGTGGCATTTACCTCATCGTCTTGTTAGTTCAGGAGTCACGCAAGAAATGA
- the fepD gene encoding Fe(3+)-siderophore ABC transporter permease yields MPFSSSAVRAIAAPVLLLLLILAIALSLLVGAKPLPSSVIIDALTGTCQSADCTIVLDARLPRTLAGLLAGAALGLAGALMQTLTRNPLADPGILGVNSGASFAIVLGAALFGLTSPSEQLVMAFCGALAASVVVAFTGSQGGGQLSPVRLTLAGVALAAVLEGLSNGIALLNPDVYDQLRFWQAGSLDIRTLETLKVVVIPVTIAAIVALFLSRALNSLSLGSDTATALGNRVARTQLMGLLAITVLCGSATAVVGPIAFIGLMMPHMSRWLVGADHRWSLPVTLLATPALLLFADVLGRLLVPGELRVSVVSAFIGAPVLIFLVRRKRGGGS; encoded by the coding sequence ATGCCGTTTTCCTCTTCTGCGGTGCGCGCCATTGCCGCGCCCGTTTTGTTGCTATTGTTGATCCTGGCGATTGCCCTCAGCCTGCTGGTTGGTGCGAAGCCATTGCCTTCTTCCGTCATTATCGATGCCCTGACAGGTACATGTCAGAGTGCCGATTGCACCATTGTGCTCGACGCCCGGCTCCCCCGCACGCTCGCCGGGTTGCTGGCAGGCGCGGCGCTCGGCCTTGCTGGTGCATTGATGCAAACCCTCACGCGTAACCCGCTGGCCGACCCCGGCATTCTGGGCGTTAACAGTGGCGCAAGTTTTGCCATCGTGCTTGGCGCAGCATTATTCGGGTTAACGTCGCCATCTGAACAGCTGGTAATGGCCTTTTGCGGTGCACTGGCCGCCTCAGTGGTAGTGGCTTTTACCGGCAGTCAGGGCGGGGGTCAGCTCAGTCCGGTGCGTTTAACACTGGCTGGCGTGGCGCTTGCGGCGGTGCTGGAAGGATTGTCTAACGGTATCGCTCTGCTTAATCCGGATGTTTACGATCAGCTGCGCTTCTGGCAAGCCGGTTCGCTGGATATCCGTACGCTGGAAACCTTAAAAGTGGTGGTGATCCCGGTGACGATCGCTGCCATCGTGGCGCTGTTTTTAAGCCGGGCGCTGAACAGTCTGAGCCTTGGCAGCGACACCGCCACCGCGCTTGGCAACCGCGTGGCACGAACCCAGTTAATGGGCCTTCTTGCAATCACCGTCTTGTGCGGTAGCGCGACGGCGGTAGTCGGCCCGATTGCCTTTATCGGCCTGATGATGCCGCATATGTCACGCTGGCTGGTGGGGGCGGATCACCGCTGGTCCTTACCCGTAACGCTGCTGGCAACCCCTGCCCTGCTGCTGTTTGCCGATGTATTGGGCCGTTTGCTGGTTCCCGGCGAGCTGCGTGTTTCGGTGGTCAGCGCCTTTATCGGCGCACCGGTTCTGATCTTCCTTGTGCGGCGTAAACGCGGAGGTGGCTCATGA
- the entS gene encoding enterobactin transporter EntS, which produces MTQKSWLLNLSLLKTHPAFRAVFIARFISILSLGLLGVAVPVQIQAMTQSSWLVGLSVTLTGGAMFIGLMVGGVLADRYERKKLILLARGTCGIGFVGLCLNAMLPEPSLIAIYALGVWDGLFASIGVTALLAATPALVGRENLMQAGAITMLTVRLGSVISPMVGGLLLATGGVAWNYGLAALGTFITTLTLLRLPVLPPPPQVREHPLKSLMAAIRFLFSHPLIGGIALLGGLLTMASAVRVLYPALAGEWQMSASQIGLLYAAIPLGAAFGALTSGNLARSARPGLIMLAATLASFIAIGFFSLMPFWALGVVCLALFGWLSAISSLLQYTLIQTQTPEAMLGRINGLWTAQNVTGDAIGAAILGGLGVILTPVASASSSGFALAIVGAILFVVLAELRRFRQDVMLNDSAA; this is translated from the coding sequence ATGACCCAAAAATCCTGGCTGCTCAACCTCAGCCTGCTCAAAACGCATCCGGCGTTTCGCGCCGTCTTTATCGCCCGTTTTATCTCCATTTTATCGCTTGGCTTGCTGGGCGTTGCCGTACCGGTGCAGATTCAGGCCATGACGCAATCCAGCTGGCTGGTAGGGTTGTCCGTCACCTTAACGGGCGGAGCGATGTTCATCGGTCTGATGGTGGGCGGTGTGCTGGCAGACCGTTATGAGCGTAAGAAATTGATTTTACTGGCACGCGGAACCTGCGGTATCGGATTCGTGGGCCTGTGTCTGAATGCCATGCTGCCAGAACCGTCCCTGATTGCCATTTACGCGCTGGGAGTGTGGGATGGCCTGTTTGCCTCTATTGGCGTGACGGCGTTACTGGCGGCAACGCCTGCGCTGGTCGGGCGTGAAAATCTGATGCAGGCCGGGGCGATCACCATGCTTACGGTGCGCCTGGGATCGGTCATTTCCCCGATGGTAGGCGGCCTTTTGCTGGCGACGGGCGGCGTGGCGTGGAACTACGGTCTGGCGGCGCTGGGGACGTTTATCACCACCTTAACGTTGCTCCGTTTGCCGGTTTTACCCCCTCCGCCGCAAGTGCGTGAACACCCTCTGAAATCGCTGATGGCGGCCATTCGTTTTCTCTTCAGCCATCCGCTGATTGGAGGCATCGCCCTGCTTGGCGGCTTGCTGACAATGGCGAGCGCGGTACGCGTGCTTTACCCTGCACTGGCGGGGGAGTGGCAGATGAGTGCCTCACAAATTGGCTTGCTGTATGCGGCTATCCCGCTCGGTGCGGCCTTTGGTGCATTGACCAGCGGAAACCTGGCGCGGAGCGCGCGGCCAGGTTTGATCATGCTGGCCGCGACGCTTGCCTCATTTATCGCGATTGGCTTTTTCAGCCTGATGCCTTTTTGGGCGCTTGGTGTGGTGTGTCTGGCGCTGTTTGGCTGGCTCAGCGCCATCAGCTCTTTACTGCAATACACGCTGATTCAGACGCAGACGCCAGAGGCGATGTTGGGCAGGATCAATGGTCTGTGGACTGCGCAGAACGTCACGGGGGATGCCATTGGTGCGGCGATATTAGGCGGGCTGGGAGTCATCCTGACGCCGGTGGCATCAGCGAGCAGCAGTGGGTTTGCGCTGGCGATTGTGGGGGCGATTTTGTTCGTCGTCCTGGCAGAGTTACGGCGGTTCAGACAGGACGTGATGTTGAACGACAGTGCGGCTTGA
- the fepB gene encoding Fe2+-enterobactin ABC transporter substrate-binding protein — MKLPAVCHNALLFAGLFVLGLTSATAADWPRQITDSHGVHMLDSKPTRIVSTSVTLTGSLLAIDAPVIASGATTPNNRVADAQGFLRQWGDIAKQRKLARLYIGEPSAEAVAAQMPDLILISATGGDSALALYDQLSAIAPTLIINYDDKSWQALLTQLGTITGQEKQAAARIAEFDKQLTQVKQQMKLPPQPVNAIVYTAAAHSANLWTSESAQGKLLQQLGFQLAELPAGLHTSKSQGKRHDIIQLGGENLATGLNGEGLFLFAGDQKDVDAIYANPLLAHLPSVQNKRVWALGTETFRLDYYSAMRVLQRLETLFK; from the coding sequence GTGAAACTCCCCGCCGTTTGCCATAACGCCCTGCTTTTCGCAGGACTTTTTGTTTTAGGATTAACCTCAGCTACCGCTGCCGACTGGCCACGTCAGATAACGGACAGCCACGGCGTGCATATGCTTGACAGCAAACCGACCCGCATTGTATCCACCAGCGTCACCTTAACCGGATCGCTGCTGGCGATTGATGCCCCGGTCATTGCCAGCGGGGCAACCACCCCCAACAACCGCGTGGCCGATGCACAAGGCTTTTTACGCCAGTGGGGAGATATCGCTAAACAACGTAAGCTCGCCCGCCTCTATATTGGCGAACCCAGTGCTGAAGCGGTGGCGGCTCAAATGCCGGATTTGATTCTGATCAGCGCCACGGGCGGTGATTCTGCACTGGCACTGTACGACCAGCTTTCAGCCATTGCCCCGACGCTTATCATCAACTACGACGACAAAAGCTGGCAGGCACTGCTGACACAACTGGGCACAATCACCGGTCAGGAAAAACAGGCTGCCGCGCGTATTGCCGAATTTGATAAACAGCTCACGCAGGTCAAACAGCAGATGAAACTGCCGCCGCAGCCGGTCAATGCCATTGTCTATACCGCAGCAGCACACAGCGCCAACCTGTGGACGTCTGAGTCCGCGCAAGGGAAGCTGCTGCAACAGTTAGGCTTCCAGCTTGCTGAACTCCCTGCCGGGCTGCATACCTCGAAAAGCCAGGGTAAACGTCACGATATCATTCAGTTAGGCGGTGAAAATCTGGCTACTGGCCTGAACGGTGAAGGGTTGTTCCTGTTCGCCGGGGATCAGAAAGACGTGGACGCAATTTATGCCAACCCGCTGCTGGCACATCTGCCTTCGGTGCAAAACAAACGCGTCTGGGCACTGGGTACGGAAACCTTCCGTCTGGATTACTACAGTGCGATGCGGGTGTTACAGCGCTTAGAGACACTGTTCAAATAA